Proteins from a genomic interval of Providencia stuartii:
- the def gene encoding peptide deformylase — protein sequence MAVKTIIEIPDERLRIKCSPVTDIAAVQTLIDDLLDTMYSTENGIGLAATQIAATQSVMVIDISENRDQPMVFVNPEIIESEGETSYQEGCLSVPEIYADVARFKRVKVKALDRDGKEFTLDSDEFLAIVMQHEIDHLHGKVFLDHLSPLKRNMLLKKLKKQQRLRQ from the coding sequence ATGGCAGTAAAAACGATTATTGAGATACCTGATGAGCGCTTGCGAATCAAATGCAGTCCAGTGACTGACATTGCGGCGGTACAAACATTAATTGATGATTTATTAGATACCATGTATAGCACCGAGAATGGTATTGGTTTAGCAGCAACGCAAATTGCAGCAACACAATCGGTAATGGTAATTGATATTTCTGAAAATCGCGATCAACCGATGGTATTTGTTAACCCTGAAATTATTGAAAGTGAAGGTGAGACGAGCTACCAAGAAGGATGCTTATCTGTACCTGAAATTTATGCAGATGTTGCGCGGTTTAAACGTGTGAAAGTCAAAGCGTTAGATAGAGATGGAAAAGAATTTACTCTTGATTCTGACGAGTTTTTGGCAATTGTGATGCAACATGAAATCGACCATTTACATGGAAAAGTGTTTCTTGATCATTTATCGCCACTAAAGCGGAATATGCTGTTGAAAAAATTAAAGAAACAGCAACGCTTAAGGCAATAA
- the fliE gene encoding flagellar hook-basal body complex protein FliE: MTIQAIEGVLSQLQMTASQAANHSKPVIEPVGFADHLVSAVNQINSVRNQSAKQIEDFTLGKSDISLNDVMVDMQKASLSLQMGIQVRNKLVAAYQEIMAIPV, translated from the coding sequence ATGACAATCCAAGCTATTGAAGGCGTATTATCGCAGCTACAAATGACCGCATCACAAGCTGCAAATCACAGTAAGCCCGTGATTGAACCTGTTGGTTTTGCTGATCATCTTGTTTCTGCCGTAAATCAAATTAATTCTGTTAGGAATCAATCGGCAAAACAGATTGAAGATTTTACATTGGGCAAAAGTGATATTTCGCTGAATGATGTTATGGTGGATATGCAAAAAGCCAGTTTAAGTTTACAAATGGGTATCCAAGTGCGAAATAAACTGGTCGCGGCATATCAAGAAATTATGGCGATCCCCGTTTAA
- a CDS encoding YadA C-terminal domain-containing protein — translation MKKHFPLKAMTFLSIVSLSSTTLAAPIHFSTLLMDSAMTLYELQEFGKEIKQHLAEKEQKSKFKTFDELLLEQLKKVDKSFTPTMSEVDENIKQSIENNNHYINAQLSMYSHNSEKKWLLLKRKHHKAQTDNLNQFANLHQSIDKTQNINNTRFTKLDKKIDKTAKQANSGIASVAAMSNIPYTMNTRFSAGVGLGHYHDGHAIAAGAQYQVKENINLRSSISWNNSDRAVVGAGIAIGW, via the coding sequence ATGAAAAAACACTTTCCCCTAAAGGCGATGACTTTCCTATCAATCGTTTCTCTTTCAAGTACCACGCTCGCCGCCCCTATTCATTTTTCAACATTATTAATGGATTCAGCCATGACACTCTATGAACTGCAAGAGTTCGGAAAAGAAATCAAACAACATCTCGCTGAAAAAGAGCAAAAATCAAAATTTAAAACCTTTGATGAGCTTCTTTTGGAACAATTAAAAAAAGTAGACAAAAGTTTTACACCCACCATGTCTGAAGTAGATGAAAACATAAAACAATCAATAGAAAATAATAATCATTATATTAATGCTCAGCTAAGCATGTATTCCCATAATAGCGAAAAAAAATGGTTATTACTTAAGAGGAAGCATCATAAAGCTCAGACAGATAATTTGAATCAGTTTGCTAACCTACACCAAAGCATAGATAAAACTCAGAATATCAATAACACACGTTTTACTAAGCTGGATAAAAAAATTGATAAAACCGCCAAGCAAGCTAATTCAGGCATCGCTTCTGTTGCGGCGATGTCGAATATTCCCTATACCATGAATACCCGTTTTAGTGCAGGTGTTGGCCTAGGTCATTATCATGATGGTCATGCTATCGCGGCTGGCGCACAATACCAAGTAAAAGAGAATATTAACCTTCGTAGCTCTATCTCTTGGAATAATTCAGACCGCGCCGTGGTCGGTGCTGGTATTGCCATTGGTTGGTAG